The following coding sequences lie in one Euhalothece natronophila Z-M001 genomic window:
- a CDS encoding DUF1257 domain-containing protein — protein sequence MSHFSTLRTKISDAEVLKSSLSDLGLTVKTNADVRGYNGQRLRADIVAELEGEYDLGWSENSDGTFDLIADLWGVAKKHNQTELINSINQKYAVNKTLSQAKQRGLQNANVQLVVQ from the coding sequence ATGTCTCACTTTAGCACTCTCCGTACCAAAATCAGCGATGCCGAAGTTCTCAAGTCTTCCTTAAGCGACCTCGGTTTAACCGTTAAAACCAACGCTGACGTTCGTGGCTACAATGGTCAACGTCTCCGTGCTGATATCGTTGCTGAATTGGAAGGCGAATATGACTTAGGTTGGTCCGAAAACAGTGACGGAACTTTCGATCTCATCGCTGATCTCTGGGGCGTTGCTAAAAAGCACAATCAAACTGAGTTAATCAACTCTATTAACCAAAAATACGCAGTTAACAAAACCCTGTCTCAAGCGAAGCAACGTGGTCTTCAAAATGCGAACGTCCAATTGGTGGTTCAGTAG